One window from the genome of Nicotiana tomentosiformis chromosome 5, ASM39032v3, whole genome shotgun sequence encodes:
- the LOC117275963 gene encoding secreted RxLR effector protein 161-like codes for MFQSNPKESYPKAAKRILKYLKGTQDLVLYFPSGDNFNLIGYADVDYVGYLVDRKSTSGMAHFLGSCLISWGARKQNTVALSTAEAEYVAAASCCRHAWQLQSKQGANVLYFGKRMRLTFTKSVREPASFDTG; via the exons ATGTTTCAATCAAATCCAAAGGAATCTTATCCGAAGGCTGCCAAGAGAATCCTGAAATATCTAAAGGGAACGCAGGACCTGGTTCTTTACTTCCCCTCAGGAGATAATTTCAACTTGATTGGGTATGCTGACGTTGATTATGTTGGTTATCTGGTGGACAGGAAAAGCACTTCTGGCATGGCACACTTTCTGGGATCGTGTCTCATTTCATGGGGTGCAAGAAAACAAAACACAGTGGCTCTTTCAACTGCAGAAGCTGAGTATGTAGCAGCTGCCTCTtgct gtagacacgcatggCAATTACAGAGCAAACAAGGAGCTAATGTACTGTACTTTGGTAAAAGGATGAGGCTCACATTTACAAAATCTGTCAGGGAACCTGCTTCCtttgacacaggttag